A single genomic interval of Candidatus Methylomirabilota bacterium harbors:
- a CDS encoding MFS transporter → MTISGLVLGLALALAGQGALRGPHDLPLLLLCTASGFGFGMRIAQLSAIPADFFSGPHLGAILGVVQAGGGLGGAIGPFLGGWLFDATGNYQIPFAAAALAVAGSAVAAWVAARPRKAARP, encoded by the coding sequence GTGACCATCAGCGGACTGGTTCTCGGTCTGGCTCTGGCCCTTGCGGGTCAGGGCGCGTTGCGAGGCCCTCACGATCTACCGCTTCTCCTGCTCTGCACGGCCTCCGGATTCGGCTTCGGCATGCGCATCGCGCAGCTCTCGGCGATTCCCGCCGACTTCTTCTCGGGGCCACATCTGGGCGCGATCCTCGGGGTGGTCCAGGCGGGTGGCGGCCTGGGCGGCGCGATTGGGCCTTTCCTGGGCGGCTGGCTGTTCGACGCGACCGGAAATTACCAGATTCCGTTCGCCGCCGCGGCCCTCGCCGTCGCCGGGTCCGCGGTGGCCGCCTGGGTGGCCGCGCGGCCTAGGAAGGCCGCGCGGCCTTGA
- a CDS encoding thiamine pyrophosphate-requiring protein, producing the protein MNVVEAIARILKMEGAEFLSAYPTTPVIEAAAKADIRPVLCRQERVGVGIADGYARVRNGKTLAVFCMQYGPGAENAFPGVATAYSDSTPMLILPLGHPRDRAQVFPLFSSARIYASVTKSVETVSMSTQIADVMRRAMSLMRMGRPGPVMVEIPADVVSEEVPEALIEAYRPVKATAAGANARDVETAARVLREARRPVIHAGQGVLYAEASAELLELADLLQAPVMTTMEAKSAFPEDHPLALGAGGPSVSGPTLHYLREADVVFGIGCSFTRHGMAASIPAGKTLIHATNDERDLNKSYAADYPLLGDARLVLRQFIEAVTAQGGRPAGREHVRTELERVRTAWLAEWAPTLGSKEVPINPYRVIADFMRTVDPREAIVTHDSGSPRDQLLPFYRAVSPRSYLGWGKSHALGTGLGLIIGAKLAAPDRFCVNFMGDAAFGMTGLDFETAVRCGIPVCTVVLNNSAMAIEIPHLVVSHDKFGARDIGGRYADLGRALGGWSERVERPEDIAGAFARARKATENGQAALLEFITSQETRFSHRGALR; encoded by the coding sequence GTGAACGTCGTCGAGGCCATCGCCCGCATTCTGAAGATGGAGGGCGCCGAGTTCTTGAGCGCCTATCCCACCACCCCGGTGATCGAGGCCGCGGCCAAGGCCGACATCCGGCCCGTGCTCTGCCGTCAGGAACGGGTGGGCGTGGGGATCGCCGACGGCTATGCGCGGGTGAGGAACGGCAAGACGCTCGCCGTCTTCTGCATGCAGTACGGCCCCGGGGCCGAGAACGCCTTTCCCGGCGTGGCCACCGCGTACTCCGACTCCACGCCGATGCTGATCCTGCCGCTCGGGCACCCGCGCGACCGCGCGCAGGTCTTCCCCCTGTTCAGCTCGGCGCGCATCTACGCGTCGGTGACGAAGTCCGTCGAGACCGTCAGCATGAGCACGCAGATCGCGGACGTCATGCGCCGGGCCATGAGCCTGATGCGCATGGGCCGCCCGGGCCCGGTGATGGTCGAGATCCCCGCCGACGTCGTGAGTGAAGAAGTCCCTGAGGCCCTCATCGAGGCGTACCGGCCCGTCAAGGCGACGGCGGCCGGCGCCAATGCCCGCGACGTCGAGACGGCCGCCCGGGTGCTGCGCGAGGCGCGGCGGCCGGTGATTCACGCTGGTCAGGGCGTGCTGTACGCCGAGGCGTCGGCCGAGCTGCTCGAGCTGGCCGACCTGCTCCAAGCGCCGGTCATGACCACGATGGAAGCCAAGAGCGCGTTCCCCGAGGACCACCCGCTCGCGCTCGGCGCCGGTGGCCCGTCCGTGAGCGGGCCGACCTTGCACTATCTCCGCGAGGCCGACGTGGTCTTCGGCATCGGCTGCAGCTTCACCCGCCACGGGATGGCCGCCAGCATCCCGGCCGGCAAGACGCTCATCCACGCCACCAATGACGAGCGGGACCTCAACAAGAGCTACGCGGCCGACTACCCGCTGCTGGGGGACGCGCGCCTGGTGCTGCGTCAGTTCATCGAGGCCGTGACGGCCCAGGGCGGCCGCCCCGCCGGGCGGGAGCACGTGCGCACCGAGCTCGAGCGCGTTCGCACGGCCTGGCTGGCCGAGTGGGCGCCGACCCTCGGCTCGAAGGAGGTCCCGATCAATCCCTATCGGGTCATCGCCGACTTCATGCGCACGGTCGACCCGCGAGAGGCGATCGTCACGCACGACTCGGGGAGCCCGCGCGACCAGCTCCTGCCCTTCTACCGGGCCGTTTCGCCGCGCAGCTATCTCGGCTGGGGCAAGTCCCACGCGCTCGGCACCGGGCTCGGCCTCATCATCGGCGCCAAGCTCGCCGCCCCCGACAGGTTCTGCGTCAATTTCATGGGCGACGCCGCCTTCGGCATGACCGGGCTCGATTTCGAGACCGCAGTGCGCTGCGGCATCCCCGTCTGCACCGTCGTGCTCAACAATTCGGCCATGGCCATCGAAATCCCGCACCTCGTCGTGTCTCACGACAAGTTCGGCGCCCGCGACATCGGCGGGCGCTACGCGGATCTGGGGCGCGCCCTGGGCGGCTGGAGCGAGCGGGTCGAGCGGCCCGAGGACATCGCCGGCGCCTTCGCCCGGGCCCGCAAGGCCACCGAGAACGGCCAGGCCGCGCTCCTGGAGTTCATCACCAGCCAGGAGACACGCTTCTCCCATCGCGGGGCGTTGCGGTAG
- a CDS encoding Zn-dependent hydrolase, producing the protein MTHVCASRLDSRLRALAGFGALPGGGVSRAAWSPAHEAARAWLVAEIRSAGLEAWIDPAGNTFGGLGARSFQADHPVIVTGSHIDTVPEGGTLDGALGVIAGLECLQTVREAGIRPARPLAVAAWSDEEGRYGSLFGSRAFAGNLDVARIPDLASLDGDRLVDAMRRAGFDALHAPEARAPAGSVAAYVELHIEQGARLEEAGLHIGIVDRIVGVRRARIVFSGQADHAGTTPMDRRRDAFLAAADFALQARALITTDGSPVTVSNIGYVAVYPGAANVVPGRTELIHEMRDPDPGVLARLTPAVEALATAVASTRGIGVEIRPLSATAPTSFAERVMAAAETACDRLGLKAQRLYSAAGHDAQNLARITDAGMIFIPSKGGRSHRVDETSEAVDIERGANVLLHTLLALAG; encoded by the coding sequence GTGACCCACGTCTGCGCCTCGCGGCTCGACTCTCGCCTGCGTGCCCTGGCCGGCTTCGGCGCCCTGCCCGGCGGCGGGGTGAGCCGCGCCGCGTGGAGCCCCGCCCACGAGGCCGCGCGGGCCTGGTTGGTGGCCGAGATACGAAGCGCCGGGCTGGAAGCGTGGATCGACCCCGCCGGCAACACCTTCGGTGGTCTGGGGGCCCGAAGCTTCCAGGCGGACCACCCGGTGATCGTCACCGGCTCGCATATCGATACCGTTCCCGAGGGGGGGACCCTCGACGGAGCCCTCGGAGTCATCGCCGGGCTCGAGTGCCTGCAAACCGTGCGCGAGGCCGGAATTCGCCCCGCCCGCCCGCTGGCTGTGGCGGCGTGGAGCGACGAGGAGGGGCGTTACGGAAGCCTCTTCGGCTCGCGGGCGTTCGCGGGGAATCTCGATGTGGCTCGCATTCCCGACCTGGCCTCGCTCGACGGCGATCGCCTGGTGGACGCGATGCGGCGCGCTGGGTTCGACGCCCTCCATGCCCCGGAAGCCCGGGCGCCCGCCGGCTCGGTGGCCGCCTACGTGGAGCTGCACATCGAGCAAGGAGCGCGACTCGAGGAGGCCGGCCTCCACATCGGCATCGTGGACAGGATCGTCGGGGTGCGCCGGGCGCGCATCGTGTTCAGCGGCCAGGCCGACCACGCCGGGACCACGCCGATGGACCGGCGGCGAGATGCCTTCCTGGCCGCCGCCGATTTCGCCCTGCAGGCGCGGGCGCTGATCACCACGGACGGCAGCCCGGTGACCGTCAGCAACATCGGCTATGTCGCGGTTTATCCCGGCGCTGCCAATGTCGTGCCGGGGCGGACGGAGCTGATCCACGAGATGCGCGACCCCGATCCCGGCGTGCTCGCGCGTCTGACCCCGGCGGTCGAGGCGCTGGCCACGGCCGTGGCCAGCACGCGCGGAATCGGGGTCGAGATCCGACCGCTGTCCGCCACGGCACCAACGTCCTTCGCGGAGCGTGTCATGGCGGCTGCCGAGACGGCCTGCGACCGGCTCGGGCTCAAAGCCCAGCGCCTGTACTCGGCGGCCGGGCACGACGCCCAGAACCTGGCCCGGATCACCGACGCGGGGATGATCTTCATTCCCTCGAAGGGTGGCCGCAGCCACCGGGTGGACGAGACCAGCGAGGCCGTGGACATCGAGCGCGGGGCCAACGTGCTGCTCCATACGCTGCTGGCCCTGGCCGGCTGA
- a CDS encoding amidohydrolase family protein, with protein MLIVDSQIHIWQNARMSAHHRQIPTYSVDDALAEMAGAGVDGAVIHPPSALGEPVNALAVEAVRLHPDKFCILGHFDLQSPDRETIVARWRERPGMLGFRFTFNQPHQKAWWTDGSLDWFWAAAEKAQLPVGLLAGGNMAALAKIAERHPGLKLHIDHLGRHGGGSGLKDDAAFADLKDTLALARFPHVAIKMSGAPSYSSQPYPYRNIHDYLRQIFEAFGPERSFWGTDITRMPCSYRQCVTMFTEELPWLRGRDLERVMGGAIVDWLGWKRPAA; from the coding sequence ATGCTGATCGTCGATTCGCAGATCCACATCTGGCAGAACGCCAGGATGAGCGCTCACCATCGCCAGATCCCGACCTATTCGGTCGATGACGCGCTGGCCGAGATGGCCGGGGCCGGCGTCGATGGCGCGGTCATCCATCCGCCGAGCGCTTTGGGCGAGCCGGTCAACGCGCTCGCCGTCGAGGCGGTCCGCCTGCATCCCGACAAGTTCTGCATCCTCGGGCATTTCGACCTCCAGAGCCCGGATCGCGAGACCATCGTGGCTCGGTGGCGCGAGCGGCCCGGCATGCTCGGCTTTCGCTTCACCTTCAACCAGCCCCACCAGAAGGCCTGGTGGACCGACGGCTCGCTCGACTGGTTCTGGGCGGCGGCGGAGAAGGCCCAGCTGCCCGTGGGGCTCCTGGCCGGGGGCAACATGGCGGCCCTGGCGAAGATCGCCGAGCGGCATCCGGGCTTGAAGCTCCACATCGACCACCTCGGGCGCCATGGCGGCGGCAGCGGGCTGAAGGACGACGCGGCCTTCGCCGATCTCAAAGACACCCTGGCGCTCGCCCGGTTCCCCCACGTCGCGATCAAGATGTCGGGCGCGCCCAGCTATTCGAGCCAGCCCTATCCGTACCGAAACATCCACGACTACCTGCGCCAGATCTTCGAGGCGTTCGGTCCCGAGCGCTCGTTCTGGGGCACCGACATCACCCGTATGCCCTGTTCGTACCGGCAATGCGTGACGATGTTCACCGAGGAGCTGCCGTGGCTCCGGGGCCGCGACCTCGAGCGGGTGATGGGCGGCGCCATCGTCGACTGGCTCGGCTGGAAACGCCCCGCCGCCTGA
- a CDS encoding formyl-CoA transferase, protein MGEALAGIRVVDLTNNQAGPSCGQMLAWLGADVIKVEEPDMGDPARHTHRDRPDADSLFYLSFNANKRSLTLNLKHPRGKDVFRTLLKTADVLLENFGPGVIERLGFGYPILQAINPRLVFASIKGFGSYGPYRDYKSYEPIAQAMGGAMSVTGVADGPPMYMWPAIGDSGTGMHCVIGILAALMQRHTTGQGQQVEVSMQDAVVNLIRVSLRDHQRHGKARERSGNQLGTNVPGTTYRCAPGGANDYVFIYAQQQMWHPLLRAMGRDDLIGDTRFETADARWQRKVEVDGLIEAWTSQRSKHEVMKILAAAGVPCGACLDTGEVLGDPHLREREMIVEIEHPVRGRYVTVGNPIKLSASPTTIGPSPLLGQHRHDILVELGYSEAEITALAKDGVV, encoded by the coding sequence ATGGGCGAGGCGCTGGCGGGTATCCGGGTCGTCGATCTCACGAACAACCAGGCGGGGCCGTCCTGCGGCCAGATGCTAGCCTGGCTGGGCGCCGACGTCATCAAGGTCGAGGAGCCGGACATGGGCGACCCGGCTCGGCACACCCACCGGGACCGACCCGACGCCGACAGCCTCTTCTACCTGTCGTTCAACGCGAACAAGCGAAGCCTGACGCTCAATCTGAAGCACCCGCGCGGCAAGGACGTCTTCCGGACCCTGCTGAAGACGGCCGACGTGCTGCTGGAGAACTTCGGCCCCGGCGTCATCGAGCGCCTCGGCTTCGGCTATCCGATTCTCCAGGCGATCAATCCACGGTTGGTGTTCGCGAGCATCAAGGGCTTCGGTTCGTACGGGCCCTACCGCGACTACAAGAGCTACGAGCCCATCGCGCAAGCCATGGGCGGGGCCATGAGCGTGACCGGCGTCGCCGACGGCCCGCCGATGTACATGTGGCCTGCGATCGGCGACTCCGGTACCGGCATGCACTGCGTGATCGGCATCCTCGCCGCGCTCATGCAGCGCCACACCACCGGCCAGGGGCAGCAGGTCGAGGTGTCGATGCAAGACGCGGTCGTCAACCTCATCCGCGTCAGCCTGCGTGACCACCAGCGCCACGGCAAGGCGCGAGAGCGCTCCGGCAATCAGCTCGGTACCAATGTGCCGGGGACGACGTACCGCTGCGCGCCCGGCGGCGCCAACGACTACGTTTTCATCTACGCGCAGCAGCAGATGTGGCACCCACTGCTGCGCGCCATGGGGCGGGACGACCTCATCGGCGACACGCGCTTCGAAACCGCGGACGCACGCTGGCAGCGCAAGGTCGAGGTCGACGGGCTGATCGAGGCGTGGACGTCCCAGCGCTCCAAACACGAGGTCATGAAGATCCTGGCAGCCGCCGGCGTCCCCTGTGGGGCCTGCCTGGACACCGGCGAGGTGCTCGGGGATCCGCATCTTCGGGAGCGAGAGATGATCGTCGAAATCGAGCACCCGGTGCGTGGGCGATACGTGACCGTGGGCAACCCGATCAAGCTCTCCGCCTCACCGACGACGATCGGCCCGTCGCCACTCCTCGGCCAGCATCGGCACGACATCCTGGTCGAGCTCGGGTACAGCGAGGCGGAGATCACCGCGCTCGCCAAAGACGGCGTGGTCTGA
- a CDS encoding TIGR03619 family F420-dependent LLM class oxidoreductase, producing the protein MKLGVCLPHYGRPIEVSRMLEVARRAEERGLDSVWVTDHVIVPDQANVIYREHMLDPLAVLPWLAGVTQRIALGTSVVILPYRSPVPVAKLLASVDVLSGGRLIVGAAIGWLEGEFDALGVPFKERVSRSEEALELFRTLWTQEHPKIQTKRHRLDGVTFSPMPLQKPRPPLYVGGNSEGALRRVARLGDGWHATATTLDAFRQGVDTLRRLWKEVGREGEPALSLRIPIVIEGVHRPAVDMALIRGRHVIGGSPPAIADELRGFRDLGCGHIALEVSYATYPAIHQTIDIIAERLRPSVAN; encoded by the coding sequence ATGAAGCTCGGTGTCTGCTTGCCGCACTATGGCCGTCCGATCGAGGTGTCGCGCATGCTCGAGGTCGCGCGCCGCGCCGAGGAGCGCGGCCTCGATTCCGTCTGGGTCACCGACCACGTGATCGTGCCCGACCAGGCGAACGTGATCTATCGCGAGCATATGCTCGATCCGCTCGCGGTCTTGCCGTGGCTCGCTGGTGTCACCCAGCGCATCGCGCTGGGCACCAGTGTCGTGATCCTCCCGTACCGCTCGCCGGTTCCGGTGGCCAAGCTGCTGGCCAGCGTGGACGTCCTCTCCGGCGGCCGCCTGATCGTGGGCGCCGCCATCGGCTGGCTGGAAGGAGAATTCGACGCGCTCGGCGTGCCCTTCAAGGAGCGCGTCAGCCGGAGCGAGGAAGCCCTGGAGCTGTTCCGTACCTTGTGGACGCAGGAGCACCCGAAGATCCAGACGAAGCGTCACCGGCTGGATGGGGTGACGTTCTCCCCGATGCCGCTCCAGAAGCCGCGGCCGCCGCTCTACGTCGGCGGCAACAGCGAGGGCGCGCTCCGCCGCGTCGCCCGGCTCGGCGACGGCTGGCACGCGACCGCGACCACGCTCGACGCGTTCCGCCAAGGCGTGGACACACTCCGCCGCCTCTGGAAAGAGGTCGGTCGCGAGGGTGAACCCGCCCTGTCCCTGCGCATCCCCATCGTGATCGAGGGCGTGCATCGGCCCGCGGTGGACATGGCGCTCATCCGCGGGCGCCACGTGATCGGCGGCTCCCCCCCAGCGATCGCGGATGAGCTGCGCGGCTTTCGGGACCTCGGGTGCGGCCACATCGCCCTCGAGGTGTCCTACGCGACCTACCCGGCGATCCACCAGACCATCGACATCATCGCCGAGCGTCTCCGGCCGTCCGTGGCCAACTGA
- a CDS encoding nitroreductase family deazaflavin-dependent oxidoreductase, with amino-acid sequence MPPYVPSPRQWVREQVELYERSGGREGTTLRDTGLPVIIVTHTGNKTGAIRKTPLMRVTDGANYVLVGSMGGAPTHPVWVYNLRANPGVEIRDHTVVKPMRVREVSDETERARLWKLAVAAYPPYEEYQAKTARRIPVFIAEPRA; translated from the coding sequence ATGCCCCCTTATGTCCCCAGCCCCCGGCAGTGGGTGCGCGAGCAGGTGGAGCTCTACGAGCGCAGTGGCGGGAGGGAAGGCACCACGCTCCGCGACACCGGCCTGCCGGTGATCATCGTGACGCACACCGGCAACAAAACGGGCGCGATTCGCAAGACCCCGCTGATGCGCGTGACGGACGGCGCCAACTACGTCCTCGTCGGCTCGATGGGCGGCGCACCGACGCACCCGGTCTGGGTGTACAACCTGCGCGCGAACCCCGGCGTGGAGATCCGCGACCACACCGTCGTCAAGCCGATGCGGGTCCGCGAGGTCAGCGACGAGACGGAGCGGGCGCGGCTGTGGAAGCTCGCCGTCGCGGCGTATCCGCCCTACGAGGAGTACCAGGCGAAGACCGCGCGGCGGATCCCGGTCTTCATCGCCGAGCCGAGAGCCTGA
- a CDS encoding NAD(P)-dependent oxidoreductase, whose translation MKTVLITGAAGDVGAHLSRELAGKYKLRLSDKRPLKAAKGQTFVKADVAKMADALRITKGVDAIVHLGGYSVEGPWPAILQANIIGCYNVFEAARRNGVRRILFPTSNHAVGFYRRDQTIDHRVYIKPDSRYGVSKVFGEALGSLYADKYGMEVFMIRIGNVNPAPIDRRRLSIWISPRDLAQLVSIGIDHPDVKFEIVYGISRNTRAWYDNSNAFRLGYRPQDDSEVHAAAVLAREKPSDDVIAETHQGGSFCTAEDVPNPAAPRKPANKGRRK comes from the coding sequence GTGAAGACGGTCCTCATCACTGGTGCCGCCGGAGACGTCGGCGCGCATCTCAGCCGAGAGCTGGCCGGAAAATACAAGCTGCGGCTGTCCGACAAGCGCCCCCTGAAGGCGGCCAAGGGGCAGACGTTCGTGAAAGCCGACGTCGCGAAGATGGCCGACGCGCTCCGCATCACCAAGGGCGTCGACGCCATCGTGCATCTTGGCGGGTATTCGGTGGAAGGCCCGTGGCCGGCCATTCTGCAGGCGAACATCATCGGCTGCTACAACGTGTTCGAGGCGGCGCGGCGCAACGGCGTGAGGCGCATCCTCTTCCCGACCAGCAACCATGCCGTCGGCTTCTACCGCCGGGACCAGACGATCGACCATCGCGTCTACATCAAGCCCGACAGCCGGTACGGCGTCTCCAAGGTCTTCGGCGAGGCGCTCGGCAGCCTCTATGCCGACAAATACGGCATGGAGGTCTTCATGATACGCATCGGCAATGTGAACCCCGCGCCGATCGACAGGCGCCGGCTCTCGATCTGGATCAGCCCGAGAGATCTCGCGCAGCTCGTCTCGATCGGGATCGACCATCCCGACGTCAAGTTCGAGATCGTGTACGGCATCTCCCGGAACACGCGCGCCTGGTACGATAACTCCAACGCCTTCCGTCTCGGCTATCGGCCTCAGGACGACAGCGAAGTCCACGCCGCCGCGGTGCTGGCGCGAGAGAAACCGAGCGACGACGTGATCGCGGAGACCCACCAGGGCGGCAGCTTCTGCACCGCCGAGGACGTGCCGAATCCTGCCGCGCCGAGGAAACCCGCGAACAAAGGCAGGAGGAAATGA
- a CDS encoding molybdopterin-dependent oxidoreductase yields MDTVRTVTGYCGFCAVHCPVVTTVDGARIVSVEPDGAHPYGGAICSKGRAAPEFHDHGDRVNVPLRRTRPKTDPDPGWKPCRWDEALDLIADKLLAVRAAAGPQAVAFNKGTTGGTALTDSERWLQRLINHFGTPNIGGTTHLCQWPRDTGGAQYTFGTHALPMPDVHRSAAIVLWGSNPNGNFLSLATDVAAAKARGAKLLVIDPRRVGLANKADVWLQVRPGTDGALALGLIHLLIRERRYDDEFVRGWTNAPFLVRDDTGALLTGVDLDGASSASGVYVAVGERDGRLVRYDAGRGAYASDARLALGGSGDVRLADGRRVTCRPVFERLASIVAGYPPDVVAETTGVSAGKIVAAARLLGEHRPVSHYFHNGLVQHTNATQAARAIEVLYALIGDFDRPGGNVAGPSPRVHDVSAKAVLPSALAAMRLGRPERPIGPPAAPGVVTAYDLYRAILDGQPYRVRALVSFGANMLLANGDSLRGRRALEQLEFFAQIELTHTPTSRFADVLLPAASWMESSALKVGHRYPPQAMAHIQFREAVVPPLYERRSDVEILFGLATRLGLGDVFWGGDVEAGYRYLLEPAGVSLDALRGRPYGIAATGTPLRYRKFAEIEEGRGVARGFATPTRKVEIFATRFAEHGLPALPHYVEPALSPRSRPDLVERFPLVLTNAKRPQYLHSQLRGLPSLRKTAPNPTAEIHPDTAKRFDVTSGEWILVETPSGRVRAQAHVTDTVLAGVVCCSHGWWEACPELDLPGFDPFTEAGANQNLLVLNDQHDPVSGGTPHRSTLCRVVKAARPS; encoded by the coding sequence GTGGACACGGTGCGGACGGTCACGGGGTACTGCGGGTTCTGCGCGGTGCACTGTCCGGTCGTCACGACGGTGGACGGGGCGCGGATCGTCTCGGTCGAACCGGATGGCGCGCATCCGTATGGCGGTGCGATCTGTTCCAAGGGGCGGGCGGCGCCCGAGTTCCACGACCACGGCGACCGCGTGAACGTTCCACTGCGCCGCACGCGGCCGAAGACGGACCCCGACCCCGGCTGGAAGCCCTGCCGCTGGGACGAGGCGCTCGACCTGATCGCGGACAAGCTGCTCGCAGTGCGCGCGGCCGCCGGCCCGCAGGCGGTGGCGTTCAACAAGGGGACGACCGGCGGCACCGCACTCACGGATTCCGAGCGCTGGCTCCAGCGGCTCATCAATCACTTCGGGACGCCGAACATCGGCGGGACGACCCATCTGTGCCAGTGGCCGCGCGACACCGGCGGGGCCCAGTACACGTTCGGCACGCACGCGCTGCCCATGCCCGACGTCCACCGCAGCGCCGCGATCGTGCTCTGGGGCTCGAACCCGAACGGGAACTTCCTGAGTCTGGCCACCGACGTCGCGGCGGCGAAGGCGCGGGGGGCCAAGCTGCTGGTGATCGACCCGCGCCGGGTGGGTCTCGCCAACAAGGCCGACGTCTGGCTTCAGGTCCGGCCGGGCACCGATGGAGCGCTCGCGCTGGGCCTGATCCATCTCCTGATCCGCGAGCGCCGATACGACGACGAGTTCGTGCGGGGGTGGACGAATGCGCCCTTTCTCGTGCGCGACGACACGGGAGCGCTGCTCACCGGCGTGGACCTCGACGGTGCATCGTCGGCGTCCGGCGTGTACGTGGCGGTAGGGGAAAGGGACGGCCGCCTCGTGCGCTACGACGCCGGGCGCGGCGCGTACGCGAGCGATGCGCGCCTGGCGCTGGGTGGGTCGGGCGACGTCCGGCTGGCCGACGGGCGCCGAGTGACGTGCCGACCCGTGTTCGAGCGCCTGGCCTCGATCGTCGCCGGGTATCCGCCCGATGTGGTCGCGGAGACCACCGGCGTGTCGGCCGGGAAGATCGTGGCGGCCGCGCGGTTGCTCGGCGAGCACCGCCCGGTATCGCACTATTTCCACAACGGCCTCGTGCAACACACGAACGCCACGCAGGCGGCCCGGGCCATCGAGGTCCTCTACGCGTTGATCGGCGATTTCGACCGGCCGGGGGGCAATGTGGCGGGCCCGTCGCCACGGGTGCACGACGTCAGCGCCAAAGCGGTGCTGCCCAGCGCCCTGGCGGCGATGCGGCTGGGACGCCCGGAGCGGCCGATCGGCCCGCCGGCCGCGCCGGGTGTCGTCACCGCCTACGATCTCTACCGCGCGATCCTCGACGGCCAGCCGTACCGGGTGCGGGCGTTGGTGTCATTCGGCGCCAACATGCTGCTGGCCAACGGCGACTCGCTACGGGGCCGGCGCGCGCTCGAACAGCTCGAGTTCTTCGCGCAGATCGAGCTCACGCACACGCCGACCAGCCGCTTCGCCGACGTGCTGCTGCCCGCCGCGAGCTGGATGGAATCGTCGGCCCTCAAGGTCGGTCACCGCTATCCGCCGCAGGCCATGGCTCACATCCAGTTCCGGGAGGCCGTGGTGCCGCCCCTGTACGAGCGCCGCTCGGACGTCGAGATCCTCTTCGGCCTCGCCACGCGGCTCGGCCTGGGCGACGTCTTCTGGGGCGGTGACGTCGAGGCCGGGTATCGCTACCTGCTGGAGCCGGCCGGCGTCAGCCTGGATGCCCTGCGGGGGCGGCCGTACGGGATCGCCGCCACCGGGACGCCATTGCGCTACCGGAAGTTCGCGGAGATCGAGGAGGGCCGCGGAGTGGCGCGGGGATTCGCGACGCCGACCAGGAAGGTGGAGATCTTCGCCACTCGCTTCGCCGAGCACGGCTTGCCGGCGCTGCCGCACTACGTCGAGCCGGCCCTGAGTCCGCGGAGCCGCCCGGACCTGGTCGAGCGCTTCCCTCTCGTGCTGACCAACGCCAAGCGCCCGCAATACCTCCACAGCCAGCTCCGCGGCCTGCCTAGCCTCAGAAAGACTGCGCCCAACCCCACCGCCGAGATCCATCCCGACACCGCAAAGCGCTTCGACGTGACGTCAGGCGAATGGATCCTCGTGGAGACCCCGAGCGGCCGGGTCCGCGCGCAGGCGCACGTCACCGACACGGTGCTCGCCGGTGTCGTCTGCTGCTCCCACGGCTGGTGGGAAGCGTGTCCGGAGCTGGACCTGCCGGGCTTCGACCCTTTCACCGAAGCCGGCGCCAACCAGAACCTCCTCGTCCTCAACGACCAGCACGACCCGGTCAGCGGCGGTACCCCCCACCGCTCCACGCTCTGTCGTGTGGTCAAGGCCGCGCGGCCTTCCTAG